From Pelotomaculum schinkii, one genomic window encodes:
- a CDS encoding DUF881 domain-containing protein has translation MIRGRYSLKTFHWVLMTVGLALGVLLAVQFRVTREIQSTEPVQRTKELAAQVNQAKDERDALQGQVDNLRAELDKAMSLPQTAEIMEELDRARIEAGVTELTGPGVEITLNDSIVSLKPGQDPNLYVLHDEDVLRVLNELRAAGAEAISMNGQRLLATTEVRCTGPTVLLNKNKRLAPPYVITAIGNPDTLESSLKMKGGVAETLQFWGIQVTVKKLPQVVVPPYSGGIKFEYAKAAV, from the coding sequence TTGATTAGGGGGAGATATAGTCTGAAGACCTTTCATTGGGTTCTTATGACGGTTGGGTTGGCCCTGGGGGTATTGTTGGCCGTACAGTTCCGGGTAACCCGGGAAATACAAAGCACCGAGCCTGTACAAAGAACAAAAGAACTTGCTGCCCAGGTAAATCAAGCTAAGGATGAGCGGGACGCTCTTCAGGGACAGGTTGACAACCTGCGTGCCGAGCTGGATAAAGCCATGTCCCTGCCACAGACCGCTGAAATCATGGAAGAACTGGACCGGGCCAGGATTGAGGCCGGGGTTACTGAATTAACCGGCCCGGGGGTAGAGATTACCTTAAACGACAGTATAGTCAGTTTAAAACCCGGACAAGACCCAAACCTGTATGTACTCCATGATGAAGATGTTTTACGGGTGCTCAACGAACTCCGCGCAGCCGGTGCGGAGGCTATTTCCATGAACGGTCAGAGGCTGTTGGCCACCACGGAGGTCCGGTGTACGGGTCCTACCGTCCTGCTGAATAAAAACAAGCGTCTGGCGCCGCCTTACGTGATTACAGCCATTGGTAACCCCGATACCCTGGAAAGTTCCTTGAAGATGAAGGGCGGGGTTGCTGAAACGCTCCAGTTCTGGGGCATCCAGGTTACGGTTAAAAAACTGCCGCAGGTCGTTGTACCGCCCTACAGCGGCGGAATAAAGTTTGAATATGCCAAAGCTGCAGTCTAG
- the murB gene encoding UDP-N-acetylmuramate dehydrogenase — protein MVDTLVYRELQKLVSGRVRIGEPMNKHTSWRIGGPADYFIEPQGRKELQSVVSFANRRKVPLTVIGNGSNLLVSEKGIRGIVLKIGSGLARVSIIEKDVVAEAGAKLSALAAAARDSGLGGLEFSAGIPGTVGGAVVMNAGANGSSVGALVREVLLLNLEGRLFHRTGEALNFRYRSCDLQQEPAIVVEVRFACYPREKQLIQEEMERFVARRLSTQPLRLPNAGSVFKNPPGDSAGRLIEAAGLKGLRVGDAQISSLHANFIVNLGKATASDVLALIDKTRETVLARKGVELLLEVQIIGDV, from the coding sequence TTGGTTGATACCTTAGTATACCGGGAGCTGCAGAAACTTGTATCCGGTCGCGTAAGGATCGGGGAACCCATGAACAAGCATACCAGCTGGCGTATCGGGGGACCTGCCGATTATTTTATTGAGCCCCAAGGCCGTAAGGAACTGCAGTCTGTGGTTTCTTTCGCCAACCGGCGTAAAGTTCCGCTGACTGTAATCGGGAACGGTTCCAACCTGTTGGTTAGCGAAAAAGGAATCAGGGGTATTGTGCTAAAGATTGGCTCCGGCCTGGCCAGAGTCTCCATCATTGAAAAAGATGTCGTGGCTGAAGCGGGAGCTAAACTCTCGGCGCTTGCTGCGGCAGCCAGGGACAGTGGCCTGGGGGGGCTGGAGTTTTCAGCGGGAATACCAGGCACTGTTGGCGGCGCGGTGGTTATGAATGCCGGAGCCAACGGCTCTTCGGTCGGCGCCCTGGTTAGGGAGGTGCTGCTGTTAAACTTAGAAGGACGATTGTTCCACAGAACTGGGGAAGCATTGAATTTTCGTTACCGTTCATGTGATTTGCAACAGGAGCCTGCGATTGTGGTTGAAGTCAGGTTTGCCTGTTATCCACGGGAAAAACAACTAATCCAGGAAGAAATGGAGAGGTTTGTAGCCAGGCGCCTGTCGACCCAGCCGCTAAGACTGCCCAATGCCGGCAGCGTTTTTAAAAACCCGCCGGGTGATTCGGCGGGAAGGCTGATTGAGGCTGCCGGCTTGAAGGGCTTGAGGGTAGGGGATGCTCAGATATCTTCCCTGCACGCGAACTTTATCGTCAACCTGGGTAAGGCTACAGCCTCGGACGTTCTGGCGCTCATTGATAAGACCAGGGAAACTGTACTGGCCCGCAAAGGGGTAGAGTTGCTGCTGGAAGTGCAAATTATAGGTGACGTTTAG
- a CDS encoding cell division protein FtsQ/DivIB yields the protein MSGSVIGRRRQRGWNIFESVFFIFLVLITGFVLLRSPFFEVRSILVQGNQLLDQDQIKSVSDIAPGVNIFKVDLAAAAARLKLIPLVKDVQVTRSLPSTVVIGVEERKPVGLLPTGEGFIEVDGEGVYLQKANAGAPGLPVVTGINFNLPSPGDAVDAAGLGDALTVISGLPGETVAELSEVHVDNDGQIRLYTIEGMQCRFGLAEDIQEKGDILNQLLIELRAVQDKINYIDLSCAGKPVVYYKLD from the coding sequence GTGTCGGGAAGTGTGATAGGACGCAGGCGCCAGCGTGGATGGAATATCTTTGAGAGTGTTTTTTTTATTTTTCTGGTACTAATTACAGGTTTTGTTTTGCTGCGTTCCCCTTTTTTTGAGGTGCGCAGTATTCTGGTGCAGGGAAACCAGCTTCTTGACCAGGATCAAATAAAATCTGTCAGCGATATTGCCCCCGGAGTCAATATATTTAAAGTTGACCTTGCAGCGGCGGCTGCCAGGCTTAAACTTATCCCCTTGGTCAAGGATGTACAGGTGACCAGGTCGCTACCGTCGACTGTGGTGATCGGGGTGGAAGAGCGAAAGCCGGTAGGCCTCTTGCCTACCGGGGAGGGTTTTATCGAGGTGGACGGTGAAGGTGTCTATCTGCAGAAGGCCAACGCCGGCGCCCCCGGACTGCCGGTGGTAACTGGTATTAATTTTAACCTTCCCAGCCCGGGAGACGCGGTCGATGCAGCGGGGTTAGGGGATGCCCTGACTGTTATCAGCGGTCTGCCCGGTGAGACCGTGGCGGAGCTCTCCGAGGTCCATGTTGACAATGACGGACAAATTAGACTCTATACCATTGAAGGCATGCAGTGCCGGTTTGGTCTGGCTGAAGATATTCAGGAAAAGGGAGATATCTTAAATCAGCTGTTAATAGAACTGCGCGCTGTACAGGATAAGATAAACTATATCGACCTGTCCTGCGCCGGCAAACCGGTGGTCTATTATAAGCTTGATTAG
- the murA gene encoding UDP-N-acetylglucosamine 1-carboxyvinyltransferase, with amino-acid sequence MQKFMIVGGNRLKGIIRTSGSKNATLPLLAACILNAGKSVIHEAPRLKDVAVMQDLLMYLGAKVNCDRNTIEVDTSSIQSVEISEDLMRRMRASNLVLGALLGRFGRVRTSYPGGCQIGSRPMNLHLKGLKELGAKIQEKFGYITAEAERLRGADIHLDLPSVGATENILMAAVRAEGVTTIRNAAKEPEIVDLQNFLNKMGARIVGAGTDTIKIEGVTQGDLKPVAHTVIPDRIEAGTHLVAAAITEGDVTVTNVIPEHLEPLLAKLREANVSFTVGEDQIKVQGNGKIKAVDIKTMSYPGFPTDMQPQMMALLSLADGTSIITETIFENRFKHVGEMRRMGADIKVEGQSAIVKGVEKLSGAYIEASDLRAGAALVLAALAAEDGTVIENVAHIDRGYERLELKYNALGARIIRVHN; translated from the coding sequence GTGCAGAAATTTATGATAGTTGGCGGCAACCGCCTGAAGGGTATTATTCGCACCAGTGGTTCCAAAAACGCAACATTGCCGTTGCTGGCAGCATGTATTCTGAATGCCGGGAAAAGTGTTATCCATGAGGCCCCCAGGCTGAAGGACGTGGCAGTGATGCAGGACCTGCTCATGTACCTTGGGGCAAAAGTAAACTGTGACCGCAATACGATCGAGGTTGACACATCAAGTATTCAATCAGTTGAAATATCTGAAGATTTGATGCGGCGGATGCGGGCTTCCAACCTGGTGCTGGGGGCGCTTTTGGGCAGGTTCGGCCGGGTCAGGACGTCCTACCCCGGAGGTTGCCAGATCGGCAGCCGCCCGATGAACCTGCACCTCAAGGGTTTAAAAGAGCTGGGAGCCAAAATCCAAGAAAAGTTCGGTTATATCACGGCAGAGGCGGAGCGGCTGAGGGGCGCCGACATCCATCTGGATCTTCCCAGCGTTGGCGCGACGGAGAATATATTAATGGCGGCAGTCCGGGCAGAAGGGGTGACCACGATCAGGAACGCGGCTAAAGAGCCGGAAATAGTGGACCTGCAAAACTTCTTAAACAAGATGGGCGCCAGGATCGTTGGAGCCGGCACCGATACCATAAAGATAGAGGGAGTCACGCAAGGTGATTTGAAACCGGTGGCGCATACGGTCATCCCGGACCGTATTGAGGCCGGAACCCATCTGGTGGCCGCAGCCATAACGGAAGGTGACGTGACGGTCACCAACGTTATACCGGAACATCTGGAACCATTGCTGGCAAAACTGCGTGAGGCCAATGTCAGTTTTACCGTGGGTGAGGACCAGATCAAGGTGCAGGGAAACGGGAAGATTAAGGCCGTCGATATCAAAACCATGAGCTACCCCGGTTTTCCGACCGACATGCAGCCCCAGATGATGGCCTTGCTCAGCCTGGCGGATGGCACCAGCATCATCACCGAAACCATTTTCGAAAACCGCTTCAAACATGTCGGCGAGATGAGGAGAATGGGAGCCGATATCAAGGTAGAGGGACAGTCGGCCATTGTCAAGGGTGTAGAAAAGCTGAGCGGCGCCTACATTGAAGCGAGTGACTTGAGGGCCGGCGCGGCGCTGGTGCTGGCGGCCCTGGCAGCCGAGGACGGTACCGTCATCGAAAACGTGGCGCATATCGACCGTGGTTACGAGCGGCTGGAGCTAAAATACAATGCTCTCGGGGCCAGAATTATTAGAGTTCACAACTAG